The following coding sequences lie in one Spea bombifrons isolate aSpeBom1 chromosome 5, aSpeBom1.2.pri, whole genome shotgun sequence genomic window:
- the ZBTB10 gene encoding zinc finger and BTB domain-containing protein 10: MAEMNRRTLAFRGGGGGLSSAVAPVNNNNNNGVGSGVLSVDESTNWSLRQLNGGGGGAAAGEEEVEVELDAEGLLDDDEEAEAYPGMVMAGRGEHRQGAGVPAGGNGGSVSVESSDEEDDEDEEEEEEEEDTSSQARRPESTGAAEEEEDCSIQEDAPRRFGLLPAARSQSLLPNLHCFQGSWLQEFPWLHFSQETGLMSCSWCHKEEGQSGHDELTKGTRVYKRATLLRHNMSNEHRMNDPTAQEPEIKQEGSETYSDYSAKPNENSYCYQLLQELNDQRKKGILCDVNIVVNGKVFRAHKNILVAGSRFFKTLYCFTNKENRDQTTVTYLDVVAVHGFSVILDFMYSGNLVLTSQNAIEVMTVASYLQMTEVVQSCRNFIKDALNISIKSEAPESVVVNYNKRKNKDGHSPRDPKSGSFWATRNLTNLASNAKLDGDGFNLDETPTDNFQSNDSTWIQDSSPEVTEIEPQAQAKVFVWNDMGSNSVGMQEPNKPRRKNQTTKRFVYNIPPNNELQVDGNSMLQQPVPYPEEDVQCFQDGAGTSSEFKFGMFPESWTRDTWENGDASAGLMNKLKCPHCNYVAKYRRTLKRHLLIHTGVRSFSCDICGKLFTRREHVKRHSLVHKKDKKYKCMVCKKIFMLAASVGIRHGSRRYGVCVDCVDKSQPGLQESGADQAADPDFPRDEEYDDNDPVETVDADDDLVDDGEEQNDHSRWSEQNDPSRWGEQNDPSQWERQKPPPRWDDSGDVCMTIDD; encoded by the exons ATGGCGGAGATGAACCGCAGGACCTTGGCCTTCCGGGGAGGTGGCGGCGGCCTGTCCTCTGCAGTCGCCCCTGTgaacaataacaacaacaatggcGTCGGTTCGGGGGTGCTGTCGGTGGACGAGTCCACGAACTGGTCCCTGCGGCAGCTTAacggaggaggaggtggagcgGCGGCAGGGGAAGAGGAGGTAGAAGTGGAGTTAGATGCCGAGGGCCTACTGGATGATGACGAGGAGGCAGAGGCCTACCCGGGCATGGTAATGGCAGGTCGGGGGGAGCACAGGCAAGGAGCCGGGGTTCCTGCTGGAGGCAACGGCGGCTCGGTAAGTGTGGAGAGCAGCGACGAGGAAGACGACgaagatgaggaagaagaggaggaggaagaagataCGAGCAGCCAAGCCAGGAGACCGGAGTCCACTGGGGCggcagaggaggaggaggactgctCTATCCAGGAGGATGCCCCCCGGCGCTTCggcctccttcctgctgccaGATCCCAATCCCTCCTGCCCAACCTACACTGCTTCCAGGGATCATGGCTGCAGGAGTTCCCCTGGCTACACTTCAGTCAGGAGACCGGCCTCATGTCCTGCTCCTGGTGCCACAAAGAGGAGGGCCAGTCGGGGCACGACGAGCTGACCAAGGGCACCCGAGTCTACAAGAGAGCCACGCTACTGCGTCACAACATGTCCAACGAGCACCGCATGAACGACCCCACAGCTCAG GAGCCCGAAATAAAACAGGAAGGTTCAGAGACCTACAGTGACTACAGTGCTAAACCAAATGAGAACTCCTACTGCTACCAACTGCTGCAAGAGCTGAATGACCAGAGAAAGAAGGGGATTCTTTGCGATGTCAACATCGTGGTGAACGGCAAGGTTTTCCGAGCTCATAAAAATATCCTGGTTGCTGGCAGCCGGTTTTTTAAAACCCTATACTGCTTTACAAACAAGGAAAACCGCGACCAAACCACCGTGACGTACTTAGATGTCGTAGCTGTCCATGGTTTTTCGGTCATCTTGGACTTCATGTACTCTGGTAACCTTGTACTGACCAGCCAGAATGCCATCGAGGTGATGACGGTGGCCAGCTACCTGCAGATGACCGAGGTCGTCCAGTCCTGTCGTAACTTCATCAAAGATGCCTTGAATATCAGTATAAAGTCTGAAGCTCCCGAGAGCGTTGTAGTGAACTATAACAAAAGGAAGAATAAAGATGGCCACTCGCCCCGTGACCCCAAATCCGGTAGCTTCTGGGCCACTCGCAATCTCACTAACCTGGCGAGCAATGCAAAGCTAGATGGTGACGGCTTTAATCTGGACGAGACGCCGACAGACAACTTCCAGTCCAACGACTCCACCTGGATTCAGGATAGTTCCCCGGAGGTGACAGAGATCGAGCCTCAGGCTCAGGCAAAGGTGTTTGTGTGGAATGATATGGGCTCCAACTCCGTGGGTATGCAGGAGCCCAACAAGCCGCGACGGAAAAATCAAACTACTAAAAGATTTGTTTATAACATCCCCCCGAACAACGAACTTCAGGTGGATGGTAACTCGATGCTCCAGCAACCTGTTCCCTACCCCGAGGAGGACGTGCAGTGCTTCCAAGATGGGGCAG GTACCTCAAGTGAATTCAAGTTTGGGATGTTCCCGGAGTCGTGGACGAGGGATACTTGGGAGAACG GTGATGCATCCGCCGGACTGATGAATAAGCTGAAATGCCCCCATTGCAACTATGTAGCAAAATACAGAAGAACGTTAAAAAGACACTTGCTCATCCACACGGGAGTGAGATCTTTTAGTTGTGACATCTGCGGGAAGTTGTTTACCAGGAGAGAACACGTGAAAAGACATTCCTTG gtgcacaaaaaggataaaaaatacAAGTGCATGGTGTGTAAGAAGATCTTCATGCTAGCAGCCAGTGTGGGAATTCGGCATGGCTCTCGACGCTATGGAGTTTGTGTAGACTGTGTGGATAAATCACAACCAGGGCTTCAGGAGTCAGGTGCTGACCAAGCAGCAGATCCAGACTTCCCCAGGGATGAAGAATACGATGACAATGACCCTGTGGAGACAGTAGATGCAGATGATGACCTTGTAGATGATGGAGAAGAGCAGAACGATCATTCTAGGTGGTCAGAGCAGAACGACCCATCGCGTTGGGGAGAACAGAACGACCCCTCACAGTGGGAAAGAcaaaaacctccgcctcgatggGATGATTCAGGAGATGTTTGCATGACGATAGATGACTGA